A stretch of the Halomonas sp. CH40 genome encodes the following:
- a CDS encoding integrase arm-type DNA-binding domain-containing protein — protein sequence MTRATNKLSATAVRSAKPKEKTYKISDGGGMYLEVTPSGGTYWRMKYRFNGKEKRLALGIYPDTTLAQARERRDEARRQLAQGVDPNAARKAERRANKIAAANTLTAVANEWLEVHKGKVVEDHYRHDKRRLELHLLPWLGNHPIAEINAADLLDCLRKIEKQGKLETAKRVRTLASLIYRYAIATERAERDPAADLKGALRAPKVNHHPAITDPEEAAALMRAIYAYTGEPVTLAALKLSAMVFVRPGELRRAEWDAIDLDAATWTFQPSKNSPPLIVPLASQAVEVLAELHCLTGRGRYVFPGARSRERPMSENAITAALAGMGYKNRMTAHGFRAMARTILEERLNYPPAYIEQQLAHVVKDANGRAYNRTAYLDQRREMLQAWANYLDALRDGASNVVPIRGQA from the coding sequence ATGACCCGAGCGACAAACAAGCTCTCAGCTACCGCCGTGCGCAGCGCCAAGCCAAAAGAGAAAACCTACAAAATTTCTGATGGTGGTGGCATGTATCTGGAAGTCACCCCGAGCGGTGGTACCTATTGGCGAATGAAGTACCGCTTCAATGGTAAGGAAAAGCGGCTGGCGCTTGGCATCTACCCCGACACCACCCTCGCCCAGGCACGCGAACGCCGAGATGAAGCACGTCGTCAGCTCGCCCAAGGCGTTGACCCCAACGCCGCGCGTAAAGCCGAGCGCCGCGCCAACAAGATAGCGGCCGCCAATACCTTGACGGCCGTGGCGAATGAATGGCTCGAGGTACATAAGGGCAAAGTGGTAGAGGATCACTACCGCCATGATAAACGCCGCCTGGAGCTTCATTTGCTGCCTTGGCTCGGCAATCACCCAATCGCCGAGATCAACGCGGCCGATCTGTTGGACTGCCTGCGCAAAATCGAAAAGCAAGGCAAGCTCGAAACCGCCAAGCGGGTGCGCACCTTGGCAAGCCTAATTTATCGCTATGCGATTGCCACAGAACGCGCCGAGCGTGACCCCGCCGCCGATCTGAAAGGTGCACTACGGGCGCCCAAGGTCAACCACCACCCGGCAATCACTGACCCCGAAGAAGCGGCCGCCCTGATGCGCGCGATCTACGCTTATACCGGCGAACCGGTGACACTGGCAGCGCTCAAGCTCTCCGCGATGGTGTTTGTTCGCCCTGGTGAGCTTCGCCGCGCTGAATGGGATGCTATCGACCTGGACGCAGCTACCTGGACATTTCAGCCCAGCAAGAACAGCCCACCGCTGATCGTGCCACTTGCCTCACAAGCTGTAGAGGTGCTGGCAGAGCTTCATTGTCTGACCGGACGCGGCCGCTATGTTTTCCCGGGTGCGAGAAGTCGGGAACGACCAATGAGCGAGAACGCGATTACCGCCGCCCTGGCTGGCATGGGCTACAAAAACAGGATGACTGCCCACGGTTTCCGCGCGATGGCCAGAACGATACTTGAAGAACGGCTTAACTATCCGCCCGCCTACATCGAACAGCAACTCGCCCACGTCGTAAAAGACGCCAACGGCCGCGCCTACAACCGCACCGCGTACCTGGACCAAAGGCGCGAAATGTTGCAGGCGTGGGCTAACTACCTGGATGCGCTGCGCGATGGTGCGAGCAATGTCGTACCTATCAGGGGGCAAGCGTGA
- a CDS encoding AlpA family transcriptional regulator translates to MAQPTRKALIKRREVQARTALANSTLYRLMQKGEFPQSIQIGPRSVAWVEDEVDQWIEERIEAARKEKGAA, encoded by the coding sequence ATGGCCCAGCCAACCCGCAAAGCACTCATAAAGCGCCGTGAAGTACAGGCACGCACCGCCCTGGCCAACTCGACACTTTACCGGCTAATGCAAAAAGGCGAGTTTCCGCAGTCTATTCAAATCGGCCCGCGATCTGTTGCGTGGGTAGAAGATGAAGTCGATCAATGGATCGAAGAGCGCATTGAAGCCGCCCGTAAAGAAAAGGGGGCCGCGTGA
- a CDS encoding phage major capsid protein — protein MKLSALREQRSAKVAEMKTLVDTAASEGRDLSADETSQFDALKKEERSLANQIDRAEYVADVERRSVAAPVGGNTAGADFTKLASQVSVMKVMRAQMEGRSLDGAEAEYAQEAERRSGRKAQGAFVPMAALETRANTTSSAGQITPTDHRPDQYIDALRNRLLARRLGIRILSGLSGDVSIPKHGTGLATGWVTEGGAVPEGDMTFGEVTLSPKHVGGKTEMSRQLIQQSSPDIEQLVRGDLSALIAQQIDNAILNGAGAAGEPQGIIGASGVQTANMPTTWQEVLGLSELLELENLEGAGWLSAPGVKTTLGSTEKVAGSGSGFLLENGQMDSRPYWSTNQMPVNTLLYGDFSQVMLGVWSEIDILVNPYAEPAYSRGGVQVRAMATCDVALRHPQAFVVATPVV, from the coding sequence ATGAAACTATCAGCACTCCGAGAACAGCGAAGCGCCAAAGTTGCAGAAATGAAAACTTTGGTAGACACCGCCGCCAGTGAAGGCCGCGATCTGTCAGCCGATGAAACAAGCCAGTTTGACGCGCTCAAGAAAGAAGAACGCAGCCTCGCCAACCAGATCGACCGCGCTGAATATGTCGCTGATGTGGAGCGCCGCAGTGTAGCGGCCCCTGTTGGTGGGAATACCGCTGGCGCTGACTTCACCAAGCTGGCCAGCCAAGTAAGCGTAATGAAGGTTATGCGCGCCCAGATGGAAGGTCGCAGCCTGGACGGTGCTGAAGCCGAGTATGCTCAGGAAGCCGAGCGCCGCAGCGGCCGTAAAGCTCAAGGCGCGTTTGTACCGATGGCCGCCCTGGAAACCCGCGCCAATACGACCAGCTCAGCTGGCCAGATCACTCCAACTGATCACCGCCCCGACCAGTACATCGACGCCCTACGTAACCGCCTGCTGGCGCGTCGGCTTGGTATCCGCATTCTGTCCGGTTTGTCGGGTGATGTGAGCATCCCGAAGCATGGCACTGGCTTGGCGACTGGATGGGTAACTGAAGGTGGTGCCGTGCCTGAAGGTGATATGACCTTTGGAGAGGTGACGCTTTCACCCAAGCACGTCGGCGGTAAAACTGAGATGAGCCGTCAGCTTATCCAGCAATCAAGCCCAGACATTGAACAGCTTGTACGTGGCGACCTCTCCGCACTGATTGCCCAGCAGATCGACAACGCCATCCTGAACGGTGCCGGCGCAGCCGGTGAGCCACAGGGCATTATTGGCGCATCCGGTGTGCAAACCGCCAACATGCCGACCACCTGGCAGGAAGTGCTCGGACTCTCCGAGCTGTTGGAGCTCGAGAACCTGGAAGGCGCTGGCTGGCTTTCGGCCCCTGGTGTGAAAACCACCCTCGGCAGCACTGAAAAAGTGGCTGGCAGCGGTTCCGGTTTCCTGCTGGAAAATGGCCAGATGGATAGCCGCCCCTATTGGAGCACTAACCAGATGCCGGTAAACACCCTGCTGTATGGCGACTTTTCGCAAGTGATGCTTGGGGTGTGGAGTGAAATCGACATCCTGGTAAACCCATACGCTGAACCGGCTTATTCGCGTGGTGGCGTTCAAGTGCGCGCAATGGCGACTTGTGATGTGGCTTTACGCCATCCGCAAGCGTTTGTTGTGGCCACCCCGGTGGTCTAA
- a CDS encoding HK97 family phage prohead protease: MERRASSELTPKGRKLTGYVARFDEPADLGEFVEVIRAGAFARTLNADTARNIRAIYEHDGRALLGRFGAGTLRLSEDNVGLAFEIDLPDTTLGRDLAHLVERGDVGGCSFGFLPVSDAWTEQDGRPVRELRDVDLFEVTITASPVYDATTVQVRSSLPRSIRLARQYLEACQ, encoded by the coding sequence ATGGAACGCCGCGCAAGTAGTGAGTTAACGCCCAAGGGCCGCAAGCTGACCGGCTATGTGGCCCGCTTCGATGAACCCGCCGACCTTGGCGAGTTTGTCGAGGTTATCCGCGCTGGCGCATTTGCTCGCACCCTCAACGCCGACACAGCCCGGAATATCCGGGCTATCTATGAGCACGATGGCCGCGCCCTTTTGGGCCGGTTCGGTGCCGGTACATTGAGATTAAGCGAGGATAACGTCGGCTTGGCTTTCGAGATCGACCTGCCCGACACCACCCTCGGCCGTGACCTGGCGCATTTGGTCGAGCGTGGCGACGTTGGCGGGTGCTCTTTTGGCTTTCTGCCTGTGAGTGACGCCTGGACAGAGCAGGACGGTCGGCCGGTGCGAGAGTTGCGCGATGTGGATCTGTTCGAGGTAACAATCACCGCCTCGCCCGTGTATGACGCAACCACAGTGCAAGTACGTAGCAGCCTGCCCCGCTCTATTCGCCTCGCCCGCCAATACCTGGAGGCTTGCCAATGA
- a CDS encoding phage portal protein, with product MKLFRRLFEKRADTYDTYWDKFALAQDVAGVSVTPSSAEGISAVYAAVSAIAESVASLPLDIYRRTDDGREKARKHPLYKVLHDTPNDQQTALEFREMLQRHVLLRGNAYAEVKWNAAGRVESLKALHPDNVTVLITTEDTLLYDVTDRHGRRRRLLPSEVLHLRYHSDDGILGRSPIQVARDTVGLALAERTHGERMFAQGTKLSGVIQTQAGTTKAQAGEIRDSWAAGQAGVNNHGKTAVLPAGAEFKTVSMTLEDAEWIEARRMSVEEVARLFRVPPVLIGDLREANYSNAVELGRYFVTHTLRRHLVMWEQAVSRTLINDTASFYAEHNVEGLLRGDSLKRAQFYERGITDGWMMPSEVRRLENLPTIKGIDDEKAAPPTT from the coding sequence ATGAAGCTCTTTCGACGCCTATTCGAGAAACGCGCCGATACTTACGACACCTATTGGGATAAGTTCGCCCTGGCGCAAGACGTGGCCGGTGTGAGCGTGACCCCCAGCAGTGCCGAAGGTATCAGCGCCGTCTATGCGGCCGTGTCGGCCATTGCTGAAAGCGTGGCGAGCTTGCCCCTGGACATTTACCGGCGAACAGACGACGGCCGAGAGAAGGCCCGCAAGCACCCGCTTTACAAGGTGCTTCACGATACGCCCAACGATCAGCAGACCGCGCTCGAGTTCCGCGAGATGTTGCAGCGCCACGTTTTACTGAGGGGCAACGCATACGCCGAGGTGAAGTGGAACGCAGCCGGCCGTGTCGAAAGCCTGAAAGCACTTCACCCGGATAACGTCACTGTGCTGATCACCACAGAGGATACGCTGCTATACGACGTGACCGACAGGCACGGCAGGCGCCGCCGGCTTCTGCCCTCTGAGGTGCTACACCTTCGCTACCATAGTGACGATGGCATCCTCGGCCGCAGCCCGATCCAAGTGGCTCGAGATACTGTTGGGCTGGCGCTGGCAGAACGAACCCACGGCGAGCGAATGTTTGCCCAGGGTACCAAGCTATCAGGCGTGATCCAGACGCAAGCGGGAACCACCAAGGCCCAGGCCGGCGAGATTCGTGATAGTTGGGCCGCTGGCCAAGCTGGCGTTAACAACCACGGTAAAACCGCAGTGCTACCCGCTGGCGCCGAGTTCAAGACCGTCAGCATGACACTCGAAGATGCTGAATGGATAGAAGCCCGCCGGATGAGCGTTGAAGAAGTAGCGCGCCTTTTCAGGGTGCCCCCGGTGCTGATTGGCGACCTACGAGAGGCCAACTATTCGAACGCCGTGGAGCTCGGCCGCTACTTCGTGACCCATACACTCCGCCGGCATTTGGTGATGTGGGAGCAAGCTGTCAGCCGCACTCTGATCAATGACACAGCCAGCTTTTACGCAGAGCACAACGTTGAAGGGCTACTGCGTGGCGATAGTCTGAAACGTGCCCAGTTCTACGAGCGTGGCATTACTGATGGGTGGATGATGCCCAGCGAGGTGCGCCGCCTGGAGAACCTGCCCACTATCAAGGGTATCGACGATGAAAAAGCGGCGCCACCTACCACTTAA
- a CDS encoding HNH endonuclease signature motif containing protein, whose protein sequence is MKKRRHLPLNNAAWSRLRAQVLADEPLCRHCMASGIVTPATQVDHIRNGEGDYTDDNSRENLQPLCCECHSRKTRAEMEGSGLVVPGCDASGRPFDPNHHWNR, encoded by the coding sequence ATGAAAAAGCGGCGCCACCTACCACTTAATAACGCTGCCTGGTCACGCCTACGTGCCCAGGTACTCGCTGATGAGCCGTTATGTCGCCACTGTATGGCAAGCGGCATTGTCACCCCTGCTACTCAAGTGGATCACATACGCAACGGTGAAGGCGACTACACAGACGACAACAGCAGAGAGAACCTGCAACCGCTGTGCTGTGAATGCCACAGCCGCAAGACCCGCGCCGAGATGGAAGGCAGCGGCCTTGTGGTACCTGGATGCGATGCCAGCGGCCGCCCTTTTGATCCTAACCACCACTGGAACCGTTGA
- a CDS encoding terminase large subunit, with translation MTRAERIIKFIERYCITPEGAGVGKPMVLADFQKAFICDVYDNPAGTRRAILSVGRKNGKTGLIAALLLAHLVGPEVKQNSQLVSGAMSRDQAALVFNLASKMVQLSPELSKIVRIVPSGKRLIGLTMNTEFKALAADGKTAHGLSPVLAILDEVGQVRGPQSDFVDAITTSQGAHENPLLITISTQAANDADLLSEWIDDAQRSNDPRTVCHLYTAPNDCDLMDVDAWKAANPALGIFRSEDDMREQMAQAERMPSMSNSARNLLLNQRVSLDSPFISPDVWSACADEPLPFDGPVYGGLDLSARTDLTALVLVGQVKGVWQVRPYFWTPEQGVIDRAKADRAPYDVWARQGHLLTTPGATVDYEAVAADLGDILQDVDLHALAFDRWRIDIFRKELDRLGMELPLVPHGQGFRDMAPALDALEAELLNGRIAHGNHPVLTMCAANAVTTTDPAGARKLDKSRRTGRIDGIQALAMAMGAAQGAEEPTEIETEVLFV, from the coding sequence ATGACCCGAGCCGAGCGCATTATCAAATTTATTGAACGCTATTGCATTACGCCAGAAGGGGCCGGCGTGGGTAAGCCGATGGTGCTCGCTGACTTCCAAAAAGCGTTTATCTGCGACGTGTACGACAACCCGGCAGGCACTCGGCGCGCGATCCTATCGGTAGGCCGCAAGAACGGCAAGACCGGCCTGATTGCTGCGCTACTGCTGGCGCATCTTGTCGGCCCTGAAGTAAAGCAAAATAGCCAGCTGGTTTCCGGTGCAATGTCGCGTGATCAGGCCGCGCTTGTGTTCAACCTGGCTTCGAAAATGGTTCAGCTTTCGCCCGAGCTCTCCAAGATCGTGCGCATTGTGCCCAGCGGAAAGCGGCTTATTGGTCTGACAATGAACACTGAATTTAAAGCGCTGGCAGCTGATGGGAAGACTGCCCACGGCCTTTCACCAGTGCTCGCCATCCTGGATGAAGTGGGACAAGTACGCGGCCCGCAGTCGGACTTTGTGGACGCGATCACCACTTCACAGGGCGCCCACGAAAACCCGCTGTTAATCACGATCAGCACCCAAGCGGCCAACGATGCCGACCTGTTAAGCGAATGGATCGACGACGCACAGCGTTCCAACGATCCGCGCACAGTTTGCCACCTGTACACCGCGCCTAATGACTGCGATCTGATGGACGTGGACGCCTGGAAAGCTGCGAATCCAGCGCTTGGCATTTTCCGCAGTGAAGACGATATGCGCGAACAAATGGCCCAGGCTGAACGAATGCCCAGCATGAGTAACAGCGCGCGTAACCTGCTACTGAATCAGCGCGTCAGCCTCGACAGCCCATTTATTAGCCCTGATGTGTGGAGCGCTTGCGCTGATGAGCCGTTGCCCTTTGATGGCCCTGTATACGGTGGCCTCGACCTCTCCGCGCGTACTGACCTTACCGCCCTGGTACTGGTTGGACAGGTTAAAGGCGTCTGGCAGGTTCGCCCCTACTTCTGGACGCCAGAGCAAGGCGTGATCGACCGCGCAAAAGCCGACCGCGCACCCTATGACGTTTGGGCTCGGCAAGGGCACCTTCTCACCACCCCAGGCGCAACCGTGGACTATGAAGCGGTAGCCGCTGACCTTGGCGACATCTTGCAAGATGTTGACCTTCACGCCCTGGCGTTTGACCGCTGGCGAATCGACATTTTCCGCAAGGAGCTGGATCGACTCGGCATGGAGTTGCCCCTGGTACCCCACGGCCAAGGCTTTCGAGATATGGCCCCCGCGCTCGACGCGCTCGAGGCCGAGCTGCTGAACGGTCGCATTGCCCACGGAAATCACCCCGTGTTGACGATGTGCGCCGCCAACGCCGTAACCACCACTGACCCGGCTGGCGCTCGCAAGCTCGACAAGTCACGCCGTACCGGCCGGATTGACGGTATCCAAGCCCTTGCAATGGCGATGGGTGCAGCCCAGGGCGCCGAGGAACCCACTGAAATAGAAACTGAGGTGTTATTCGTATGA
- a CDS encoding head-tail connector protein, whose amino-acid sequence MTTTVTLQEAKDHLRILDDDEDPHITALIEAAEGYISEYLADNLPEPMPAPIRAAVLLLVADLFENRERQGERALYENATFQLLLNPYRSSEVL is encoded by the coding sequence ATGACAACCACCGTGACCCTGCAAGAAGCCAAAGATCACCTGCGTATCTTGGATGATGACGAGGATCCGCATATCACAGCGCTGATTGAAGCGGCTGAAGGCTATATCAGTGAGTACCTGGCGGACAATCTACCCGAACCAATGCCCGCTCCGATCCGCGCGGCCGTGCTGCTGCTAGTTGCCGACCTTTTCGAGAATCGAGAGCGGCAGGGAGAAAGGGCGCTATATGAAAACGCTACTTTTCAGCTGCTGTTGAACCCCTACCGCTCGAGCGAGGTGCTGTAA
- a CDS encoding phage head closure protein has protein sequence MRAGELRYLVAIQKQATEQDPMTGEMIVSWITVGYDWASIEGIKGREYIAASAPQAEVTYRVKLRYRPDLYAGMRLIDDQNDQHFFEVTAALPDKRRRKLKCMCILRPASSA, from the coding sequence ATGAGAGCCGGTGAGCTGCGCTACCTTGTTGCGATACAAAAGCAAGCCACTGAGCAAGACCCAATGACTGGCGAGATGATCGTCAGTTGGATAACCGTCGGCTATGATTGGGCCAGTATCGAAGGCATTAAGGGCCGTGAATACATTGCTGCCAGTGCGCCCCAGGCAGAAGTAACCTATAGGGTAAAACTACGTTACCGGCCTGACCTTTATGCGGGAATGCGGCTTATAGACGATCAAAACGACCAGCATTTTTTCGAGGTTACGGCAGCATTGCCCGACAAGCGCCGCCGCAAACTCAAGTGTATGTGCATTTTAAGGCCGGCATCCTCGGCCTAA
- a CDS encoding recombinase family protein: MNRWFVDEATSRVIKAKNRKELGELLSYVSKGDAVIGYAIDRLGGNTIDVLETVESLNIGFGLEGSRQFPYFYLHPRDRRKRYTVLGKG; the protein is encoded by the coding sequence GTGAACCGCTGGTTCGTCGACGAGGCGACTTCGAGAGTCATTAAGGCGAAGAACAGGAAGGAGCTCGGGGAACTCCTGAGCTACGTTAGCAAGGGTGACGCCGTCATCGGCTACGCTATTGACCGCCTGGGCGGGAACACCATCGATGTACTGGAGACGGTTGAGAGCCTCAACATTGGCTTTGGTTTAGAAGGTAGTAGACAGTTTCCATATTTCTACTTGCATCCGAGGGATAGGCGAAAGCGTTATACCGTTCTGGGGAAGGGCTGA
- a CDS encoding type II toxin-antitoxin system RelE/ParE family toxin: protein MTAITHYLTADGHDPFQAWLDATKAKDQQAAMRVLTRINRLVVGNAGDTKAVGDGVWELRITYGPGYRVYYARVGARLVMLLIGGTKQRQQSDIEQAKAFLADHKRRTRHEKP from the coding sequence ATGACAGCTATTACCCACTACCTCACCGCTGATGGCCACGATCCATTTCAAGCTTGGCTGGATGCGACCAAGGCCAAAGACCAACAAGCCGCTATGCGTGTGCTGACACGAATTAACCGGTTGGTAGTGGGTAATGCAGGCGATACCAAAGCTGTAGGCGATGGCGTTTGGGAGTTGCGTATCACCTATGGGCCTGGCTACCGCGTTTACTACGCCAGAGTAGGCGCACGCCTTGTAATGCTTTTAATAGGTGGCACCAAGCAGCGCCAGCAATCCGATATAGAACAAGCTAAAGCATTTCTGGCTGACCACAAAAGGAGAACGCGACATGAAAAGCCATGA
- a CDS encoding putative addiction module antidote protein codes for MKSHDEAVIEMLRADPDMALNYLRTAFDELDEEGGESAFLLALRHVVEAKGGMGLVAERAQVSRESLYRALSPKGNPTLRTMTAVIKATGIHFHDLANSTPKAD; via the coding sequence ATGAAAAGCCATGATGAAGCCGTTATCGAGATGCTGCGTGCCGACCCAGATATGGCACTGAACTATCTGCGCACCGCCTTTGATGAACTGGACGAAGAAGGCGGCGAATCAGCTTTCCTGCTGGCGCTGCGTCACGTAGTTGAAGCCAAAGGCGGCATGGGGCTAGTGGCCGAACGTGCGCAAGTATCACGCGAAAGCCTATACCGTGCCCTTTCACCCAAAGGAAATCCGACGCTTCGCACCATGACTGCGGTTATTAAAGCAACGGGAATTCACTTCCACGACCTCGCCAACTCGACACCGAAGGCAGACTAA
- a CDS encoding group 1 truncated hemoglobin: MMIKMLPLKIPIKVVFSGFLLITVLISGCAQQHGASSSLYERLGGQSAIDAIVENMLYQIADDEDIVTYFANTNIDLFATSFATQLCDISNGPCHYDGPPMDRSHQTMGITDAHFNRVVEYLDAAMQEEGVPLAARNDMLSRLAPLYSDIMRWQ, translated from the coding sequence ATGATGATTAAAATGTTGCCTTTAAAGATACCAATAAAAGTAGTGTTCAGTGGTTTTTTACTGATAACTGTTCTGATCAGTGGTTGTGCTCAGCAGCATGGCGCCTCTTCCTCTCTATACGAGCGTTTGGGTGGTCAATCCGCTATTGATGCCATTGTTGAAAATATGCTGTATCAGATAGCAGATGATGAAGATATCGTGACGTATTTTGCAAATACAAATATTGATTTATTTGCAACGTCTTTCGCTACTCAGCTTTGTGATATCAGTAATGGTCCATGTCATTACGATGGCCCACCTATGGATCGCTCACATCAGACGATGGGAATCACTGACGCGCACTTCAATCGTGTTGTCGAATATCTGGACGCTGCCATGCAGGAGGAAGGGGTACCACTTGCGGCGCGTAATGACATGCTGAGCCGTTTGGCCCCACTGTATAGTGACATCATGCGCTGGCAGTAA
- a CDS encoding DUF3034 family protein: protein MNRLFWFRPSALAVMIAGLLLMTLSYAHAGSRILGTGGVSAIEGAAGGGLSPWAVLSGTASDTEVGVTASTSYAGVDDFQLNVMSASINFYDRVEFSVARQNLELSTLGGELEQDIYATKIRLFGDLLYHRLGIWSAGMMYKQLADNTVPDALGARHAQGREAYISASKLFLDAVYGRNLLLNATLRRSSANQGGLLGFAGDQGGYHWLAEGSMGVFVTPQWVVGSEYRQKPDNLSAVKEEDWYSVYSAYFFSKHLSLTAAWLNLGDIAGFSSQRGGYISLQAAF from the coding sequence ATGAATCGACTCTTTTGGTTTCGACCCAGCGCGCTGGCGGTGATGATCGCTGGACTCCTGTTAATGACATTGTCTTATGCTCACGCAGGAAGCCGCATCCTGGGCACTGGAGGGGTGAGTGCGATTGAAGGCGCCGCAGGAGGAGGTCTATCGCCTTGGGCTGTGTTGTCAGGTACGGCAAGCGACACTGAAGTTGGTGTGACAGCGTCAACCTCTTATGCAGGCGTGGATGACTTTCAGTTAAATGTGATGTCAGCCAGTATTAATTTTTACGACCGCGTTGAATTTTCAGTTGCTCGTCAGAACCTTGAGCTATCAACGCTGGGAGGGGAGCTCGAGCAGGATATCTATGCGACTAAAATCCGCCTTTTTGGCGATCTCCTTTACCATCGTCTGGGTATCTGGAGTGCAGGTATGATGTACAAGCAATTGGCGGATAACACCGTTCCCGACGCACTGGGAGCTCGTCATGCCCAGGGACGAGAGGCATATATCAGTGCTAGCAAACTGTTTTTGGATGCTGTTTATGGTCGCAACCTGCTGCTTAACGCGACATTGAGGCGCAGTTCGGCCAACCAGGGAGGGTTACTCGGGTTTGCGGGTGATCAAGGGGGATATCACTGGCTAGCCGAAGGAAGTATGGGGGTGTTTGTCACGCCGCAATGGGTAGTGGGCAGTGAATACCGTCAAAAGCCTGATAACCTGAGCGCTGTTAAAGAAGAGGATTGGTACAGTGTATATAGCGCTTACTTTTTCAGTAAACATCTATCGTTGACAGCCGCTTGGCTGAATCTGGGGGATATTGCCGGTTTTTCATCCCAGCGAGGAGGGTATATCTCCTTGCAGGCGGCGTTTTAA